One segment of Colius striatus isolate bColStr4 chromosome 11, bColStr4.1.hap1, whole genome shotgun sequence DNA contains the following:
- the NR4A2 gene encoding nuclear receptor subfamily 4 group A member 2, whose amino-acid sequence MPCVQAQYGSSPQGASPASQSYSYHSSGEYSSDFLTPEFVKFSMDLTNTEITATTSLPSFSTFMDNYNTSYDVKPPCLYQMPLSGQQSSIKVEDIQMHGYQQHSHLPPQSEEMMSHSGSVYYKPSSPPTPSTPGFQVQHGPMWDDPGSLHNFHPNYVATTHMIEQRKTPVSRLSLFSFKQSPPGTPVSSCQMRFDGPLHVPMNPEPAGAHHAVDGQAFTVPNPIRKQPSMAFPGLQLGHAPQLLDSQVPSPPSRGSPSNEGLCAVCGDNAACQHYGVRTCEGCKGFFKRTVQKNAKYVCLANKNCPVDKRRRNRCQYCRFQKCLAVGMVKEVVRTDSLKGRRGRLPSKPKSPQEPSPPSPPVSLISALVRAHVDSNPAMTSLDYSRFQANPDYQMSGDDTQHIQQFYDLLTGSMEIIRGWAEKIPGFTDLPKPDQDLLFESAFLELFVLRLAYRSNPVEGKLIFCNGVVLHRLQCVRGFGEWIDSIVEFSSNLQNMNIDISAFSCIAALAMVTERHGLKEPKRVEELQNKIVNCLKDHVTFNNGGLNRPNYLSKLLGKLPELRTLCTQGLQRIFYLKLEDLVPPPAIIDKLFLDTLPF is encoded by the exons ATGCCCTGTGTTCAGGCGCAGTATGGGTCCTCGCCCCAAGGAGCCAGCCCAGCCTCCCAGAGCTACAGTTACCACTCTTCGGGAGAGTACAGCTCCGATTTCCTAACGCCGGAGTTTGTCAAGTTTAGCATGGACCTCACCAACACTGAAATCACTGCCACCACTTCTCTCCCCAGCTTCAGTACCTTTATGGACAACTACAACACAAGCTACGACGTGAAGCCACCTTGCTTGTACCAAATGCCCCTGTCCGGACAGCAGTCCTCCATTAAGGTGGAAGACATTCAGATGCACGGctaccagcagcacagccacctcCCCCCCCAGTCCGAGGAGATGATGTCCCACTCAGGCTCCGTGTACTACAAGCCCTCGtcgccccccaccccctccacGCCCGGCTTCCAGGTGCAGCACGGCCCCATGTGGGACGACCCCGGCTCCCTGCACAACTTCCACCCCAACTACGTGGCCACCACGCACATGATCGAGCAGCGCAAAACGCCCGTCTCCCGCCTCTCCCTCTTCTCCTTCAAGCAGTCGCCCCCCGGCACCCCCGTCTCCAGCTGCCAGATGCGCTTTGACGGGCCCCTCCACGTCCCCATGAACCCCGAGCCGGCCGGGGCCCACCACGCCGTGGACGGGCAGGCTTTCACCGTCCCCAACCCCATCCGCAAGCAGCCCTCCATGGCCTTCCCGGGCCTGCAGCTGGGCCACGCTCCGCAGCTGCTGGACAGCCAGGTGCCCTCGCCGCCCTCCCGGGGGTCTCCTTCCAACGAGGGGCTCTGCGCCGTCTGCGGGGACAACGCTGCCTGCCAGCACTACGGTGTCCGCACCTGCGAGGGCTGCAAGGGCTTCTTCAAG CGCACGGTGCAGAAGAACGCCAAGTACGTCTGCCTGGCCAACAAGAACTGCCCGGTGGACAAGCGCCGCCGCAACCGCTGCCAGTACTGCCGCTTCCAGAAGTGCCTGGCCGTCGGCATGGTCAAGGAGG TGGTGCGCACAGACAGCCTCAAAGGCCGGAGGGGTCGGCTGCCATCCAAACCGAAGAGCCCCCAGGAGCcctctcccccctctcccccggTGAGTCTGATCAGTGCGCTGGTGAGAGCCCATGTCGACTCCAACCCGGCTATGACCAGCCTGGACTATTCCAGG TTCCAGGCTAACCCCGATTACCAGATGAGCGGAGACGACACTCAGCACATCCAGCAGTTCTACGATCTCCTGACCGGCTCCATGGAGATCATCCGAGGATGGGCAGAGAAGATCCCCGGCTTCACCGACCTGCCCAAGCCGGACCAGGACCTGCTCTTCGAATCCGCCTTCCTGGAGCTCTTCGTGCTGCGGCTGGCGTACAG GTCGAATCCAGTGGAGGGCAAGCTTATCTTCTGCAATGGGGTGGTCCTGCACCGGCTGCAGTGCGTCCGCGGCTTCGGGGAGTGGATCGATTCCATTGTTGAATTTTCCTCCAACTTGCAAAACATGAACATCGACATCTCTGCCTTCTCCTGCATCGCTGCCCTGGCTATGGTCACAG AGAGGCACGGGCTTAAGGAACCCAAGAGGGTGGAAGAGCTGCAAAACAAGATTGTAAATTGTCTCAAAGACCATGTGACTTTTAATAACGGGGGGCTGAATCGCCCCAACTACTTGTCCAAACTCTTGGGGAAGCTCCCCGAACTCCGCACGCTTTGCACGCAGGGGCTGCAACGCATTTTCTACCTGAAACTCGAGGATTTGGTGCCACCGCCAGCAATAATCGACAAACTTTTTCTGGACACTTTACCTTTTTAA